A stretch of DNA from Micromonospora peucetia:
GGCGGACGTGGCCGCGGCGACCGGGGCGATCACGTTCATCGTGGTCTACCTGGTCCGACTGCTGCTCGCGTCGGCATTCGGCGACCGGTCCGACCACCCCTGACCCGGGAGCGCCGGGCCCGGCGCCGCCGGTGGCACCGCACAGATAGGTTGACTGCCATCAGTTGACCGCCGAGGAGGACGTCCACATGGCTCCAGTCCCGTCGAGCACGCGACAGTGGTTGCCGTACACCGCCGCCGTCACCGCGGGGCTGCTGGTCATCGCCGGCACGTTCGTGTTCGTCCGGCAGCGGGACGCGGGCGCCGACCGGCCCCGCGCCGACTGTGCCACCAGGCTGGACGTCAACTCCTCGACCGAGAAGGCGGCGCTGCTGGTCGAGCTGGCCGAGCGGTACAACAGCGGCGACCGGTCGCTCGACGGCGGCGGCTGTGCCCAGGTGCACGTCAGCGCCCTGAACTCGGGCCAGGCCGCCGAGACGCTGGCCGCCGGCTGGAGCGGCACCGGCCTGCCGGAGCCGCAGGTCTGGCTGCCGACGTCGAGCCTGTGGACCGGTCAGCTCCAGTTGCTCGACCAGGCCGCCGGGCGGCCGCCGCAGACCCCGGGCCAGTACCCGTCGATCGCCAACAGCCCGTTGGTCATCGCGATGCCGCAGCCCAAGGGCGAGCTGGTACGCCAGAAGGGGCCGCTGGGCTGGGGGCAGATCCTCGGCCTCTCCGGGCGGACGGGCTGGACGGCGTTCGGCAAGCCGGAGTGGGGCCGCTTCACCTTCGGCAAGGACAACCCGAACCTCTCCACCTCCGGTCTGGCGGCGACCATCGCCACCTACTACGCCGCGGCGAACCGCTCCAGCGACCTGACCCGCTCCGACCTGGCGGACCCGAAGGTGACCCAGTTCGTCCGGCGGATCGAGGCCAACGTGTCGCACTACAGCGACGACTCGGTGGAGCTGCTGCGTGACCTCGCCGAGGCCGACCTGGCCGGCGGTGGCGCCAGCACGGGCGACATGAGCGCCATCGTCATGCAGGAGGAACTGGTCCACCTCTACAACGAGGGCGGACTGAGCCCGCGTCAGGAGGGCCAGGATCGGGGCTCCCGGCCCAAGGTCCCGCTGGTCGCCGTCCACCCGAAGGAGGGCACCTTCAACCTGGACCACCCGTTCGTGGTGCTTCCCTCCGCC
This window harbors:
- a CDS encoding vWA domain-containing protein; protein product: MAPVPSSTRQWLPYTAAVTAGLLVIAGTFVFVRQRDAGADRPRADCATRLDVNSSTEKAALLVELAERYNSGDRSLDGGGCAQVHVSALNSGQAAETLAAGWSGTGLPEPQVWLPTSSLWTGQLQLLDQAAGRPPQTPGQYPSIANSPLVIAMPQPKGELVRQKGPLGWGQILGLSGRTGWTAFGKPEWGRFTFGKDNPNLSTSGLAATIATYYAAANRSSDLTRSDLADPKVTQFVRRIEANVSHYSDDSVELLRDLAEADLAGGGASTGDMSAIVMQEELVHLYNEGGLSPRQEGQDRGSRPKVPLVAVHPKEGTFNLDHPFVVLPSADERQRAAADDFLKFLTEDAQQASFARLGFRDHKRGASAELLASVGTEPTGGLDYFAPPNPAVVKAMLGGWSTLRKKANILIALDTSGSMEAPIGDSTRFQVAAAAATKGLKLLNSEDRVGLWSFSSETKKRLKSPYQEEVRLGDFDQNRINSRIAGLHVAGETALYATIRAAHRQLLDRYDPDRINAVVVLTDGKNEYPRDNDLARLLADVTLDPDRPVKVFCIAFDGESDFATLDRIAKASSGKAFDARNPAMIDEAFVKLVSSF